One Mailhella massiliensis DNA segment encodes these proteins:
- a CDS encoding glycyl-radical enzyme activating protein, producing the protein MSLGTVYNIQRMSTKDGPGIRTTVFLKGCPLHCLWCSNPESQSFAPQLLFFDNLCAGCGACSAVCPSGAATLEEHASCQNREVCRNCGACARVCPTKAREMSGRPMSVEEVMAVLRKDALFYENSGGGVTFGGGEPSSGGQFFLDLLEASVLEGWHVAVDTCGFCAEDVFHEALKTADLFLFDVKHMDPERHRELTGQNNAVILHNLEAALLSGREVHIRMPLMPGLNDSEENLAAMAEFLGRFGRREIEIMPCHAFGRNKYAALGLPFPAVAQYRPEELAAVRGRFSRHGLSTVIV; encoded by the coding sequence ATGAGTCTGGGAACCGTGTACAATATTCAGCGCATGTCCACCAAGGACGGCCCCGGCATCAGAACCACCGTGTTTCTGAAGGGCTGCCCGCTGCATTGTCTCTGGTGCAGCAACCCCGAATCCCAGAGCTTCGCGCCGCAGCTTCTTTTTTTCGACAATCTCTGCGCGGGCTGCGGAGCGTGCAGCGCTGTGTGCCCCTCCGGGGCGGCCACGCTGGAAGAACACGCCTCCTGCCAGAACAGGGAGGTGTGCCGCAACTGCGGGGCCTGCGCCCGGGTATGCCCCACGAAGGCAAGAGAGATGAGCGGCCGCCCCATGAGCGTGGAAGAGGTGATGGCCGTACTGCGCAAGGACGCGCTTTTTTATGAAAATTCCGGCGGCGGCGTCACCTTCGGCGGCGGCGAACCCTCATCCGGCGGACAGTTCTTTCTGGATCTGCTGGAAGCTTCGGTGCTGGAAGGCTGGCATGTGGCCGTGGATACCTGCGGCTTCTGCGCGGAGGATGTGTTCCATGAGGCCCTGAAGACTGCCGACCTTTTTCTTTTCGACGTAAAGCACATGGACCCTGAACGGCACAGGGAACTCACCGGGCAGAACAACGCCGTCATCCTCCACAATCTGGAGGCGGCGCTTCTTTCCGGCAGGGAGGTGCACATCCGTATGCCGCTCATGCCCGGACTCAACGATTCGGAGGAAAACCTCGCCGCCATGGCGGAATTTCTCGGAAGATTCGGGCGCAGGGAAATAGAGATCATGCCGTGCCATGCCTTCGGACGCAACAAGTATGCGGCGCTCGGCCTGCCCTTTCCGGCAGTCGCGCAGTACCGGCCGGAGGAACTTGCCGCGGTTCGTGGGCGTTTTTCAAGGCACGGCCTTTCCACCGTCATCGTATAA
- a CDS encoding glycyl radical protein, producing MSVIDFDSSAPVEGQGYAINWDTAEQRITELKDYLMTAPQVMDPERLRCLLDVYEEFAGESTLYIRAKLFERVLLTKKIFLDGNPIVGTLTGIRCGVNPYPEWNVSWIKDEMQLAKMTSLGEMKIPKETEELLEKVYRKWKNRTCIALNNRMYKDKYGVNPAQYSRAGMYYDNVSVASGSGIADYPKALNKGLRWVLDDLKERLRACPTTLDNKEKHDLYRAMIVAVEAVIAHSHRYAELAEKTAEAETDPKNRAELLEIAEICRRVPEYPARNFREAIQSFWFVHLAIEVEQMACATSPGRYGQYMYPFYKKDIEEGRLTQEQVITLLKFQWIKHMELGEYQGGSYAKTLSGHTGQTITIGGVDADGRDASTELEELLLETQIRMRGIQPTLTLLYHPKLKPSYMNKVVDCIRGGSGQPQILNNTVVIERNLARFAQYRDGITLEDARNCGNYGCVSTGICGKGSFITQEDQPCLAKVVELLLNNGKDPGTKKVVGVETGDPREFASFEELYDACKAQLRHLFTISRHHSDLSQMARLQVVPSVFRSVMYDGCIEKGMCEEAGGTRYPQVNPIMTAGVDAANALLAIKHLVFDTKKITMDQLLEALKANFEGYEDIRRMCFEAPKHGNDYPEIEAFVQRFYHDVDEIHSSIGPDCFGHRTPLDAYSLSYHNYFGSLMGALPTGRKAGVALTDGSVSAMPGTDHEGITALIKSGAEAIDTVRYGANHFNVKFLPSALEGPQGARNLIALIKTYCDYGGSHIQFNCVSSDTLQHAQDNPQEYKDLVVRVAGFSAYFTRLDRGVQNEIIKRTEYAG from the coding sequence ATGTCCGTCATAGACTTCGATTCCTCCGCCCCCGTGGAAGGGCAGGGCTACGCCATCAACTGGGACACCGCCGAACAGCGTATCACGGAACTGAAGGATTACCTCATGACCGCTCCCCAGGTCATGGACCCGGAAAGGCTCCGCTGCCTTCTGGACGTGTATGAGGAGTTCGCCGGGGAATCCACCCTGTACATCCGCGCCAAGCTTTTCGAGCGCGTGCTTCTCACCAAGAAGATTTTCCTCGACGGCAACCCCATCGTCGGCACGCTTACGGGCATACGCTGCGGCGTGAACCCCTATCCCGAATGGAATGTTTCGTGGATCAAGGATGAAATGCAGCTCGCCAAGATGACCTCCCTCGGGGAAATGAAGATTCCCAAGGAAACGGAAGAGCTGCTGGAAAAGGTGTACAGGAAGTGGAAGAACCGTACCTGCATCGCCCTGAACAACAGGATGTACAAGGACAAGTACGGAGTGAACCCCGCGCAGTACTCCAGGGCCGGCATGTATTACGATAACGTGAGCGTGGCTTCCGGTTCCGGTATTGCCGACTATCCCAAGGCGCTCAACAAGGGTCTGCGCTGGGTGCTCGACGATCTGAAGGAACGCCTGCGCGCCTGCCCCACCACGCTGGACAACAAGGAAAAGCATGACCTTTACCGCGCCATGATCGTGGCCGTGGAGGCCGTCATCGCCCATTCCCACCGCTATGCCGAGCTTGCGGAAAAAACGGCCGAGGCCGAAACCGACCCGAAGAACAGGGCCGAACTTCTGGAAATCGCGGAAATCTGCCGCCGCGTGCCCGAATACCCCGCCCGCAACTTCCGCGAAGCCATACAGTCCTTCTGGTTCGTGCATCTGGCCATTGAAGTGGAACAGATGGCATGCGCCACTTCTCCGGGCCGTTACGGCCAGTACATGTATCCCTTCTATAAGAAGGATATCGAAGAAGGCAGACTCACGCAGGAGCAGGTCATCACCCTGCTCAAGTTCCAGTGGATCAAGCACATGGAACTCGGCGAATACCAGGGCGGCTCCTATGCCAAGACGTTGTCCGGCCATACCGGCCAGACCATCACCATCGGCGGTGTGGATGCCGACGGCCGCGACGCCAGCACCGAGCTTGAAGAGCTGCTTTTGGAAACTCAGATCCGCATGCGCGGCATTCAGCCTACGCTGACGCTGCTCTACCATCCCAAGCTCAAGCCTTCCTACATGAACAAGGTGGTGGACTGCATCCGCGGCGGCTCCGGCCAGCCGCAGATCCTCAACAACACCGTGGTCATCGAGCGCAACCTCGCCCGTTTCGCGCAGTACAGGGACGGCATTACGCTGGAAGACGCCCGCAACTGCGGCAACTACGGCTGCGTGTCCACCGGCATCTGCGGCAAGGGCAGCTTCATTACGCAGGAAGACCAGCCCTGCCTGGCCAAGGTGGTGGAACTTCTGCTCAACAACGGCAAGGACCCCGGCACGAAGAAGGTGGTGGGCGTGGAAACCGGCGATCCGCGCGAGTTCGCAAGCTTTGAGGAACTCTACGACGCCTGCAAGGCTCAGCTCAGGCATCTGTTCACCATTTCCCGCCATCATTCGGATCTCAGCCAGATGGCGCGCCTTCAGGTGGTGCCCAGCGTGTTCCGCTCCGTCATGTACGACGGCTGCATTGAAAAGGGCATGTGCGAAGAAGCGGGCGGCACCCGCTACCCGCAGGTGAACCCCATCATGACCGCTGGTGTGGATGCGGCCAATGCCCTGCTTGCCATCAAGCACCTTGTCTTCGATACGAAAAAGATCACCATGGATCAGCTTCTGGAGGCCCTCAAGGCCAACTTCGAAGGCTACGAGGACATCCGCAGGATGTGCTTCGAAGCGCCCAAGCACGGCAACGACTACCCTGAAATCGAAGCCTTCGTGCAGCGTTTCTATCATGACGTGGATGAAATCCACAGCTCCATAGGCCCGGACTGCTTCGGCCACAGAACGCCGCTGGACGCCTACTCCCTGTCGTATCACAACTACTTCGGTTCGCTCATGGGCGCGCTGCCCACGGGCCGCAAGGCGGGCGTCGCCCTTACCGACGGCAGCGTATCCGCCATGCCCGGTACCGACCATGAAGGCATCACCGCGCTCATCAAGTCCGGTGCGGAAGCCATCGACACCGTGCGCTACGGCGCCAACCACTTCAACGTGAAGTTCCTGCCCTCCGCCCTGGAAGGCCCGCAGGGAGCGCGCAATCTCATTGCGCTCATCAAGACCTACTGCGACTACGGCGGCTCGCATATTCAGTTCAACTGCGTAAGCTCCGACACGCTGCAGCACGCGCAGGACAACCCGCAGGAATACAAGGATCTTGTGGTTCGCGTGGCCGGCTTCAGCGCCTACTTCACCCGCCTCGACCGCGGCGTGCAGAACGAGATCATCAAACGTACGGAATACGCGGGTTAG
- a CDS encoding sigma-54 interaction domain-containing protein gives MFIGPDTFRNVSMSAVMSPAMTAIWDHMSIGVAVVGATGTCVYMNEIQQRVDGFTESQVVGKHITELYVPNGMACIPTMECLRRGEPLLRKAYWYKTVNNSLFSSVTDFYPLFDRGRRDGVLAFTIWVDSALLTGETKALTRPPAPCGGDTRYTFDSIIGHDPALRGALGDAKVAAQSSVPVMIWGENGTGKELFAQALHAASPRRQRPFIAVNCAAIPENLLEGILFGTSKGAYTDAADKPGLFEKADGGTLLLDELNSMPLGLQAKLLRVLQEKKIRRLGAHVEKDVDVRVVSILNEPPLSAVEKGILRNDLYYRLAVVGICVPPLRDRREDIPLLVSTFLQRPENAAEDVRVSDSVMKLFWEYSWPGNIRELQHVMEGSLALLGDRSVIDEDCLPRHFRDACFGGRSAASTPPSPRQEALPFPDDYRDVKRSSVIPLKEKLNAFEARCIRNVLRVTGGNVSRAARIMELTGPGLRYKMKQLGIGEEDY, from the coding sequence ATGTTCATCGGCCCGGACACCTTCCGCAACGTCAGCATGTCTGCCGTCATGTCTCCCGCCATGACGGCCATTTGGGACCACATGAGCATAGGAGTGGCCGTGGTGGGCGCCACGGGCACCTGCGTCTACATGAACGAAATCCAGCAGCGGGTGGACGGCTTTACCGAATCCCAGGTGGTGGGCAAGCACATCACGGAACTGTATGTTCCCAACGGAATGGCCTGCATTCCCACCATGGAATGCCTGCGCCGGGGAGAGCCTCTTTTAAGAAAGGCCTACTGGTACAAAACCGTCAACAATTCCCTCTTCTCCTCGGTAACGGATTTTTACCCGCTCTTCGACAGGGGGCGCAGGGACGGCGTGCTTGCCTTCACCATCTGGGTGGACAGCGCGCTGCTCACCGGTGAGACGAAGGCACTCACACGTCCGCCCGCGCCCTGCGGCGGCGACACAAGGTACACCTTTGACAGCATCATCGGTCACGACCCGGCCCTGCGGGGCGCACTCGGCGATGCGAAGGTGGCCGCGCAAAGCTCCGTACCCGTCATGATCTGGGGAGAAAACGGCACGGGCAAGGAACTCTTCGCCCAGGCCCTGCACGCCGCAAGCCCCAGGCGGCAGCGGCCCTTCATCGCCGTCAACTGTGCGGCCATCCCGGAAAATCTGCTGGAAGGCATATTGTTCGGCACCTCGAAAGGCGCGTACACCGATGCGGCGGACAAGCCCGGGCTCTTTGAAAAGGCCGACGGCGGCACGCTGCTGCTCGACGAACTCAATTCCATGCCCCTAGGACTTCAGGCCAAGCTTCTGCGCGTGCTTCAGGAAAAAAAGATACGCAGACTCGGCGCGCATGTGGAAAAGGATGTGGATGTGCGCGTCGTCAGCATTCTGAACGAGCCGCCGCTTTCCGCCGTGGAAAAGGGCATTCTGCGCAACGACCTCTACTACCGTCTGGCCGTGGTGGGCATCTGCGTGCCGCCCCTGCGGGACAGGCGGGAAGACATTCCGCTTCTGGTCTCCACCTTCCTGCAGCGCCCGGAAAATGCGGCGGAGGACGTACGCGTTTCCGATTCGGTCATGAAGCTGTTCTGGGAATACTCCTGGCCCGGCAACATACGGGAACTTCAGCATGTCATGGAAGGTTCCCTCGCGCTTCTCGGCGACCGCAGCGTCATCGACGAAGACTGCCTGCCCCGCCACTTCCGCGACGCCTGCTTCGGCGGCCGCAGCGCGGCCTCGACTCCGCCCTCCCCCCGTCAGGAAGCTCTCCCCTTCCCGGATGATTACCGCGACGTCAAACGAAGCAGCGTCATTCCCCTCAAGGAAAAGCTCAACGCCTTCGAAGCGCGCTGCATCCGCAACGTACTGCGCGTGACCGGGGGCAACGTCTCCAGAGCCGCCCGCATCATGGAACTCACAGGCCCGGGTCTTCGCTACAAGATGAAGCAGCTCGGCATCGGCGAAGAAGATTATTAG
- a CDS encoding APC family permease, whose amino-acid sequence MSEAKLQKSLSPMQVCALALGSIVGWGCFVLPGDLFLPSAGPLGTLLGFLAGAILISFVGVCYSYMVKYAPVAGGAFTYAYIGFGPTASFICGWALVIGYVAIVMIDIAALSLIFRFLFPGVFEFGELYTIAGWKVYMGEVLLMTAGTIVFGLLNYRSVGMAGKLQLILAFMLTFGIVAFFFGANTLETADIGNLVPLFAENKSQAACILSIFALSPFLFVGFDTVPQASEEFAFDPGRCRNIMVVSIFVGMMLYAMVMLGVAIAIPYPELLAKMEEMRNAGGHAWATGYVATLAFGKFGSVILACAVFGAVCTGINGFFVAASRLLLAMSRGRILPEWFGRIHPTYHTPYNAILFTAVLALFTPFAGRSAVGWTVDMSSVGTGIGYLFTCLVARRAILNSGNASGRNLGLFCCVMGTICSILTLVLLLTPGSPAYISFAPRCVLALWVILGLIFYYSNKKVWSSLPTEELSRNILGGADIPVLFHKSSPADSPEKQLQV is encoded by the coding sequence ATGTCAGAAGCGAAACTCCAGAAATCCCTGTCCCCCATGCAGGTCTGCGCTCTCGCGCTGGGTTCCATCGTCGGTTGGGGCTGCTTCGTTCTTCCGGGCGACCTCTTTCTTCCTTCGGCCGGTCCCCTCGGCACGCTGCTCGGCTTCCTTGCCGGAGCCATCCTCATTTCCTTTGTGGGAGTATGCTACAGCTACATGGTCAAATACGCCCCCGTGGCGGGCGGAGCCTTCACCTATGCCTACATAGGTTTCGGCCCCACGGCATCCTTCATCTGCGGCTGGGCGCTGGTCATCGGCTATGTCGCCATCGTCATGATCGACATTGCGGCGCTCTCGCTTATCTTCCGCTTCCTTTTCCCCGGCGTGTTTGAGTTCGGCGAGCTTTACACCATCGCCGGCTGGAAGGTCTACATGGGCGAAGTGCTGCTCATGACGGCAGGCACCATTGTTTTCGGCCTGCTCAACTACCGCAGCGTAGGCATGGCGGGCAAGCTGCAGCTCATCCTTGCCTTCATGCTCACCTTCGGCATCGTGGCCTTCTTCTTCGGCGCCAACACCCTGGAAACCGCAGACATCGGCAACCTCGTGCCCCTCTTTGCGGAAAACAAGTCGCAGGCCGCCTGCATACTCAGCATATTCGCCCTTTCCCCCTTCCTCTTCGTGGGATTCGACACCGTGCCGCAGGCTTCCGAGGAATTCGCCTTCGATCCCGGCCGCTGCCGCAACATCATGGTCGTTTCCATCTTCGTGGGCATGATGCTCTACGCCATGGTCATGCTGGGCGTGGCCATCGCCATCCCCTACCCCGAACTGCTTGCCAAGATGGAAGAAATGCGCAACGCAGGCGGCCATGCCTGGGCCACCGGCTATGTGGCCACGCTGGCTTTCGGCAAGTTCGGTTCCGTCATCCTGGCCTGCGCCGTGTTCGGCGCGGTGTGCACCGGCATCAACGGCTTCTTCGTCGCCGCAAGCCGCCTGCTTCTCGCCATGAGCCGCGGCCGCATCCTGCCCGAATGGTTCGGCCGCATCCACCCCACCTATCACACCCCCTACAACGCCATTCTCTTCACCGCCGTTCTCGCCCTGTTCACGCCCTTTGCCGGCCGCTCCGCCGTGGGCTGGACCGTGGACATGAGCTCCGTGGGCACCGGCATAGGCTATCTCTTCACCTGCCTCGTCGCCCGCCGCGCCATCCTGAACAGCGGCAACGCCTCCGGCAGAAATCTCGGCCTGTTCTGCTGCGTCATGGGTACCATCTGCTCCATCCTCACCCTGGTGCTGCTGCTCACCCCCGGTTCCCCCGCCTACATCTCCTTCGCGCCCCGCTGCGTGCTGGCTCTGTGGGTGATACTCGGCCTCATCTTCTACTACTCCAACAAAAAGGTGTGGAGTTCCCTCCCCACGGAAGAACTTTCCCGCAATATCCTCGGCGGGGCCGACATTCCGGTGCTGTTCCATAAATCTTCCCCTGCCGACAGCCCTGAAAAACAGCTTCAGGTCTGA
- a CDS encoding sulfite exporter TauE/SafE family protein, producing MDINALIVFLCWFTGGFVSGVTGIGGAMVAVPVAALFIPMHEVIPLSCILNAAMDGSLAFLYFRHCRVPALWPLLLGALPGSVAGLALLQMLPEAVLQGTVGLLLIFYVWWQRTARAGERKKDSWIIGSAAGFGAGLLGTATSFDGPPAGAYALYRGWEPREVLGTLGIFFLIRSLFACALQAKAGLYTAEVVHYAVYGIPACVLGAVCAFPVVKRIRVDLFRRALMIVIALAGLVCLCQALS from the coding sequence ATGGACATCAACGCCCTCATCGTTTTTTTATGCTGGTTCACCGGGGGCTTCGTTTCCGGAGTCACGGGCATAGGCGGCGCCATGGTCGCCGTTCCCGTGGCCGCCCTGTTCATCCCCATGCATGAAGTCATTCCCTTAAGCTGCATTCTGAACGCGGCCATGGACGGCAGCCTTGCCTTTCTCTACTTCCGGCACTGCCGCGTACCGGCGCTGTGGCCGCTGCTGCTCGGCGCCCTTCCCGGTTCCGTGGCGGGGCTGGCCCTGCTGCAGATGCTTCCTGAAGCCGTGCTTCAAGGAACGGTGGGGCTTCTGCTGATCTTCTATGTCTGGTGGCAGCGCACGGCCAGAGCCGGGGAACGGAAAAAGGATTCCTGGATTATCGGAAGCGCGGCGGGCTTCGGCGCAGGCCTTCTCGGAACGGCCACCTCCTTCGACGGCCCTCCCGCAGGAGCCTATGCCCTCTACCGGGGCTGGGAACCGCGCGAAGTCCTCGGCACGCTCGGCATCTTCTTCCTCATCCGCAGCCTTTTTGCCTGCGCGCTTCAGGCAAAGGCGGGACTCTATACGGCCGAGGTCGTACACTATGCCGTGTACGGCATCCCCGCCTGCGTGCTCGGCGCGGTATGCGCCTTCCCTGTGGTGAAGCGCATACGCGTGGACCTGTTCCGCCGCGCGCTCATGATCGTCATTGCTCTTGCCGGGCTTGTATGCCTGTGTCAGGCCCTTTCCTGA
- a CDS encoding 1,4-dihydroxy-2-naphthoate polyprenyltransferase has protein sequence MEHEVRRDSLYAWVLATRPKTLAAALSPVLVGCSLAVWAGVFRPVPALLCMLFAVLMQIASNFINDVSDFEQGNDREDRLGPRRACAQGWISPKKMKAGIAVDLALALCAGLPLAWYGGWSMLGVALVCLVCAYLYSAGPYPLAAHGWGDVMVLVFFGLVAVGFTYYVQAGAWSPQATLAGLAVGVCINLLLTINNFRDRDQDRISGKKTLIARFGAEFGLRYYLAQGGFACAFALCLMPHGLFWAGLLPLLFLPLHYRVWSMMSSIYEGRALNRCLGLTSRNILVFSALLAAGLLLDAVLK, from the coding sequence ATGGAACATGAAGTTCGCAGGGATTCGTTGTATGCGTGGGTGCTGGCGACAAGGCCGAAAACTCTCGCGGCGGCGCTTTCGCCCGTGCTTGTAGGCTGTTCTCTGGCCGTATGGGCGGGCGTGTTCCGTCCTGTTCCGGCCCTGTTGTGTATGCTTTTTGCCGTACTCATGCAGATAGCGTCGAACTTCATCAACGATGTAAGCGACTTTGAGCAGGGCAACGACAGGGAGGACCGCCTCGGCCCCCGCCGTGCCTGTGCGCAGGGCTGGATATCGCCGAAAAAGATGAAAGCCGGTATCGCCGTCGACCTTGCGCTCGCCCTCTGCGCGGGGCTTCCTCTCGCGTGGTACGGCGGCTGGAGTATGCTGGGCGTGGCCCTTGTATGCCTTGTGTGCGCCTACCTGTATTCCGCAGGGCCGTACCCTCTGGCGGCGCACGGCTGGGGCGACGTGATGGTGCTGGTGTTCTTCGGGCTTGTGGCCGTGGGGTTCACCTACTATGTGCAGGCCGGAGCATGGTCGCCGCAGGCCACGCTTGCGGGGCTTGCGGTGGGGGTGTGCATCAATCTGCTGCTCACCATCAACAATTTCCGCGACCGTGACCAGGACCGGATTTCGGGCAAGAAAACGCTCATCGCCCGTTTCGGCGCGGAATTCGGCCTGCGCTACTATCTGGCGCAGGGCGGGTTCGCCTGTGCCTTCGCGCTCTGCCTCATGCCTCACGGTCTGTTCTGGGCCGGACTGCTGCCTCTTCTTTTCCTGCCGTTGCATTACCGGGTATGGAGCATGATGTCGTCGATATACGAAGGCCGTGCCCTCAACCGCTGCCTCGGCCTTACTTCCCGCAATATTCTCGTGTTCAGCGCGCTTCTTGCTGCGGGGCTGCTGCTGGATGCGGTGCTGAAGTAA
- a CDS encoding TetR/AcrR family transcriptional regulator translates to MAAASGNTTPRGKGRPRSFDKDAALLKALDIFWRRGYEPASISELCSAMGINAPSLYAAFGNKAGLFLEAVAFYEEKYWLPPSRRFLEEKNFYLAVHDFFAEAARILLSPDTPCGCMVVLAAVNISEEETDIIQDLRKRRQETRDMFARKIRQAVDEGQLPADTSPESLACAFNTFLEGMSLQAQSGMSVKEMEAMASYAVRMLPKWRKHLKQLPDSSE, encoded by the coding sequence ATGGCGGCAGCATCCGGCAACACGACCCCGCGCGGCAAGGGCCGCCCCCGCAGTTTCGACAAGGACGCGGCCCTTCTCAAGGCGCTGGACATCTTCTGGCGGCGCGGCTACGAGCCCGCCTCCATTTCCGAACTGTGCTCGGCCATGGGCATCAACGCGCCGAGCCTCTATGCCGCCTTCGGCAACAAGGCCGGGCTTTTTCTCGAAGCCGTGGCCTTCTACGAAGAGAAATACTGGCTGCCTCCTTCCCGCAGGTTTCTGGAAGAAAAGAACTTCTACCTTGCCGTGCACGATTTCTTCGCCGAAGCGGCCCGCATTCTGCTTTCCCCCGACACTCCCTGCGGCTGCATGGTGGTGCTCGCGGCCGTGAACATCTCTGAAGAAGAAACGGACATCATTCAGGATCTGCGCAAAAGACGCCAGGAAACCAGGGACATGTTCGCCCGGAAAATACGGCAGGCCGTGGATGAGGGGCAGCTCCCGGCGGATACCTCCCCTGAAAGCCTGGCCTGCGCCTTCAACACCTTTCTGGAAGGGATGTCCCTTCAGGCCCAGAGCGGCATGAGCGTCAAGGAAATGGAAGCCATGGCCTCCTATGCCGTACGCATGCTGCCGAAATGGCGCAAACACCTGAAACAGCTCCCTGATTCCTCCGAGTAA
- a CDS encoding flavodoxin family protein — protein MKRNIIILNGSPRRNGNPSALCDTFTEGAAGAGHSVTRFNLQGMNIHGCLGCMKGGKDAASPCVQKDDMALIYPAYREADIVVLASPMYYWGFTSQLKAAFDRLFAVAELDDRYRNPHKDCVLLMAAEGDSPDNGKPVLDYYHALLARLGWHDLGTVLAGGVFQTGDILKNGGHPALRQARELGASLS, from the coding sequence ATGAAACGGAACATCATCATTCTCAACGGCAGTCCGCGCAGAAACGGCAACCCCTCCGCCCTCTGCGACACCTTCACGGAAGGGGCGGCGGGCGCGGGCCACAGCGTCACCCGGTTCAACCTTCAGGGCATGAACATACACGGCTGCCTCGGCTGCATGAAGGGCGGCAAAGATGCGGCGAGCCCCTGCGTACAGAAGGACGACATGGCCCTCATCTACCCCGCCTACCGGGAAGCCGACATCGTGGTTCTGGCCTCGCCCATGTATTACTGGGGCTTCACCTCCCAGCTCAAGGCCGCCTTCGACCGACTTTTCGCCGTGGCGGAACTCGACGACCGGTACCGCAATCCGCACAAGGACTGCGTGCTTCTCATGGCTGCGGAAGGCGATTCGCCGGACAACGGGAAGCCCGTGCTTGACTATTATCACGCCCTTCTTGCCCGGCTCGGCTGGCACGACCTCGGCACGGTTCTGGCAGGAGGTGTATTCCAGACAGGCGACATTCTCAAAAACGGCGGACATCCGGCCCTCAGGCAGGCCCGGGAACTCGGCGCGTCCCTGAGCTGA